GACGACAACAATACTCTGCGCAAAGTGTTACCGACAGTCGTTCCGAATCCCGTCTCGAACGGATAAGCGGTAAACTTACCGTAATTGGGATTCGAGTCCAGCTGTTCAAATGTAATCCCTTTCGGTTTTTTGAAACCTTTAAGCAGATTTTTGCGGGCCATCGGAACTCCTCTTACTTAGAATAGAGCTCAACTACGAGCTGCTCTTTGATATCCGCAAGGTCAATAACTTCAACACGGCGGGGTTTGGCGGTATAAACACCTTTCTGCGCGTCAACGTCGAGGTTAATCCAAGGCATAACACCGGATTTTGAAACTTCCTTGAGAGCATCCAAAATAACAGTAAGTTTTTTACTGTTTTCTTTTACTTCGACAACATCGCCCGGTCTGACTTCATAACTGGGGATATTAACCGATTTTCCGTTTACGAGGATATGTCCGTGCAGAACCAACTGGCGGGCCTGCGTGCGGCTCGATGCAAAATGCATTCTGAACACAACGTTATCCAACCGGCTTTCAAGCAAGCAGATCAAATTATCGCCCGTAACACCCGGCATGCGCTGCGCATGTTCAAACGTCAAATGGAACTGCTTTTCAAGCATACCGTAAATACGCTTCATCTTCTGTTTTTCACGAAGCTGAACGCCGTATTCGCTTTTTTTACCCGTACGGGCTTTCGGATCTTTACCGGGAGCTCCGCGTTTTTTGTTGATCGGACATTTATCGCTTTTGCAGCGGTCGCCTTTCAGGCAGAGTTTTTTCTGTTCGGTTCTACAAAGTCTGCATACGGGACCTGTATATCTTGCCATTCTTCCTGTTCTCCTTACTTACATGCGGCGTGTTTTGCGGGGACGGCAACCGTTGTGCGGAATCGGAGTAACATCGGAAATCGATTTTACTTTCAATCCCAGCGCGCCGAGCGAGCGGACAGCGGATTCGCGGCCGACACCGGGGCCCTTTACAAACACATGAACTTCACGCAAGCCGTAGCTTGCTGCTTTCTGCACAGCCGTTTCTGCAACGGACTGAGCGGCAAACGGAGTCGATTTTTTTGCTCCGCGGAATCCCAAACCACCTGAAGAAGCCCAAGACAATGCATTACCTTTCAAGTCGGTAATCGTTACAATAGTGTTATTGAACGTTGCCTGAATATACACGTTACCTTCGTAAACGCTTTTCTTTTCTTTCCGTTTTTTTACGGTTGCCACGTTACTTTACCTCCACCTTACTTCTTCTTGCCTGCAACGGTCTTTTTCTTACCTTTGCGTGTACGGGAATTGGTACGGGTACGCTGACCGCGGACGGGCAGTCCCTTTCTGTGCCGGAGGCCCCGGTAACAGCCGATATCCATAAGGCGTTTAATGTTTAGACCGATTTCAGAACGCAGCCGGCCTTCAACTTTATATTCACCGTCGATAACGGTGCGAAGAGCCGCCAAATCATCCTGAGAAAGATCGTTTATCATGGCATCAGGATTGATCTTCGTTTTCTTGCAGATTTCATCAGCAGAAGAACGTCCGATACCATAAATATACGTCAAAGCAATATTGACATGTTTGTTAGGGAGGTCAACTCCCGCAATTCGAGCCATCTGTTACTCCTCAGCCCTGTCTCTGCTTATGTTTCGGGTTGGAGCAAATGATGCGGACAACTCCGCAGCGTTTGATAACCTTACATTTGTCGCAAATGGGCTTTACGCTGGTTCGTACTTTCATAAAAATCCCCCTTGGGAAAACGCTATAATCGTGCCGGATCCTAGCAAATCGCAATGATTACAATCCGGTGTCTGACGATTATAACACGTTTCTCCAAACTTATTCTACAGGTTTTTCACGAAATCTACAGATTCCGCGAACGAATTTTGCCTTTCTTGACCAATCCGTCGTGATGATGCATTTTGAGCAATGCTTCAACCTGACTCATCGTATCAAGGTCTACACCGACCAGAATCAGCAGCGACGTACCGCCCATCAACATTGAAATCGATTGGGGGAACCCGAACAGATTCTGAATGATCGTCGGCAAAACGGCGATTACAGCCAGATACAGCGAACCGGGCAGCACAAGCCGATTCAAGACCTTCTGCAAATATTCTTCCGTTTTATCAGTTCTGATTCCGGGGATCGAGCCGCCGTTCTCCCGGACGTTCTTTGCAATTTCGGAGGGGTTCAGTGTTACCTGCGTATAGAAATATGCAAAAAAGACAATCAGCACTACAAGAAATACATTGTACCATACACCGGACGGGGTCAGGAACGTAGCCAGCTTATTCAGCCAGCGGATACTCGGCCCCATACTGGTAGCAATCTGCAGCGGGAACGTTAAAAACGAAGATGCAAAAATAACGGGAATAACGCCCGACGGATTGATCTTAAACGGGATATAGGTGCTCTGTCCGCCGTACATTTTGCGTCCGACAACTCGTTTCGCATAATGTACCGGGATCTTGCGCTGCCCCTGCTGTTCGTAGACGACGAGCGCAATAATTCCCGCAAACATAACCACAACAACAATGACAAACACCACGTTGATATCACCGTTTTTAACCATGCGTCCCAGTTCCCATACTGCGGACGGGAGCCGTGCCACGATACCTGCAAAAATCAGCATGGAAATACCGTTTCCGATACCGCGTGCGGTTATCTGTTCACCGAGCCAAATGGTTACCATAGTACCGGTCGTTACCGTCAGCATGGCGATCAGCTTAAACACGATCTGACTCTGAAGGATGATAGCCCCCGGAATGCTTGCCGCATATACGGTAACCGCAAGAGACTGAATCAAACAGACGAACACCGTACCGATACGAGTCCACGCCTGCACCTTTTTCTGACCGCCGTCTTCCTGCGCAATGCGTTTCAACGACGGAAAGATGATCAGCGCGAGCTGCATGATGATCTGCGTTGAAATGTACGGCATGACGCCGAGCATGAACACAGAAAAGTTGGAAAACGCACCGCCGGCAAAAAAGTCCATATAATCGACGAACGCGTTTCCGCGCGTCATCGATTCAAAATACGAAGTCAATGCCTGCGGATTGATACCCGGTACTGTCAGCACGCTGCCAAGACGGAAAACGGCGAGCACAATAAAAGTAAAAAGAACACGTTCACGCAGTTCCTTTACTTTAAACATATTTACAATAGGATTGTTTGCCATGTTGTTTTGCGCTCCGTTTATTCGTTGGTAACAGTTACAGTTCCACCGGCTTTTTCAATCTTCTCTTTTGCAGAAGCAGAAACTTTATCTACGTTTACGGTTACTTTCTTCGTGATTTCACCGTTTCCGAGAACTTTAACCAGCGCGGCGGATTTGGGCAGCAAACCTTTGCAGACAAGCGTTTCCTTGTCAACCGTTTCGCCGTCGGCATATTTCGCATCGATATCGCACAGGTTCAAAACCGCGTATTCCTTGCGGAACGGACAGTTTGAAAAACCTTTGTGGGCGATGCGGCGGAACAAGGGCATCTGACCGCCCTCGAATCCGACGTATACTTTACCGCCGGAACGGGACTGCTGTCCTTTGTTACCGCGGCCGGCTGTCGTACCGCGACCGGATGACGAACCGCGTCCGACAATCCGCTTCTTCTTATTGGCACCGGCAGGTGCATTGAGAATAAATTCTGACATCAGTTCATCTCCTCAACTTTAACCAGATGGGAAACGGAGGCAACCATGCCGAGAACGGCAGGATTCGCTTCGTGTTCCACAACCGAGTTGATCTTTTTCAAACCGAGACTGCGGACAGTCGCCCGCTTTGCGGGCTTCTGACCGATCGTACTCTTCACAAGCGTGATCTTCAATTTCTTTGCCATGTCTTACCCCCACAAATCTTTCAGAGTTTTACCTCTGTTCTTTGCAACGGTACGGGCATCCATCAGGTTGGTCACAGCGTTAAACGTTGCTCTTACCACGTTCACGGATGCATTGGAACCGAGCGACTTTGACAATACGTCAGTCGCGCCGGCCGCTTCCAAAACCGCACGTACGGGTCCGCCGGCAATAATGCCGGTACCGGAACAGGCGGGTTTCAGCAAAACGGAAGAGCTCTTGTACTGACCGAGAATATCGTGCGGCAACGTACCGTTTTTAAGCGGCACGTGTACCAAATTGCGCTTTGCCTTATCAATACTCTTTTTGATCGCTTCCGTAACGTCGTTCGCTTTACCGAAACCGAAACCGACTCTGCCTTTCTGATCGCCGACAACCGTCAATGCTGAAAACGAAAATCTGCGGCCGCCTTTTACGACTTTTGCAGTACGATTCAGCTTGATCAGTTTTTCGACGAATTCTTTGGGCTGATCTCTATCATAATTCTTCTGGTGTTCCATAGCCTCTCCTAGAATTCAATCCCGGCTTTGCGGGTACCGTCGGCAAGGGCCTTTACTACACCGTGATACAAGTAACCGTTACGGTCGAATACCACAGTTTTAATGTTCTTGTCTGCAAGGCGTTTACCCATTGCTTCACCGAGTTTCGCAGCTCCGTCCATATTCGGTTTGAGAGAGGCGAATTCCTTTTCCAGAGTGGAAATAGACGCAAGCGTCTTTCCGGCATCATCATCAATTATCTGCACGAACAGATTGCAGTTGCTGCGGGTCACCGTCATGCGGGGACGTTCTGCAGTACCGAAAATCCGTTTGCGGATATGAATCTTTCTCTTGAGACGTTTTCTGTCTTTATCATTAAGTTTTCTGATCATATCGCTCTACCCTTATTTGACGCCGGATTTACCGACCTTCCTTCTAATGGTCTCGGTTTCGTAGCGGATACCCTTTCCTTTATAGGGTTCGGGTTTGCGCAGTTTACGAATCTGAGCACAGAACTCACCGACAAGCTGCTTATCGATTCCGGAAACAGTAATTTTTCCCTGTCCGTCAGCAGCAACCGTGAGTCCTTCAGGAATTACGGCGATAAAATCCGAGGAATAGCCCAGGTTCATGACGAGCATTTTACCCTGAACTTCCGCACGGTAACCGACACCGTTAATGATCAGGCTCCGTGAAAAACCGTCCGTTACGCCGACAACCATGTTGTGAATCAGGTTGCGGTACAAACCCTGAGCCGCGTTCGCAGCTTTGGTTTCGTCGGTCGGAGTTACGTGAACCAGTCCGTCTTTAACTTCAATAAAAACGTTCGCCGTATAGTGCTGAGAGAGTTTTCCCTTGGGACCCTCAACGTCAACACTTGCAGGCTGCACGTTAATTTTTACACCCGCAGGTACAGTTACGGGAATCTTACCAATACGTGACATTATTCCTTCCTCTTACCAAACGGTGCAAATCAATTCACCGCCAACCATTTTTTCCGCAGCTTTTTTACCGGTGGTAACGCCTTGGCTGGTTGACACGATAACCGTACCGTATCCGTTATAGACGCGGGGCAGTTCTTTATAACCGGAGTAAACGCGGCGGCCGGGAGTGGAAACCTTACGGAGTCCGTGGATGACCGAGGCATTCGTCTCATCATACTTCAGGAAAATGCGGATACAATTGAGTCCGTCCTGACTAACCTTTTTAAAGTTTTTGATATAACCTTCGGTCTTCAGGATTTTCACGATTTCCAACTTGAGTTTGGAGGCAGGAACATCTACCTTTTCGTGGCGGGCCATTGCCGCATTCCTAACCTTTGTCAGCATATCTGCGATGGGGTCTGAAACGCTCATTCTATTCTCCTACCTCTACCAGCTGGACTTTGTGACGCCCGGCAACAGGCCTTCACTAGCTAACTTGCGGAAACACAGACGACACATCTTATATTTCCGAAGATATCCGCGCGGACGACCGCAAATCTGGCACCGATTGTATTTCCGGGAGCTGTATTTGGGAGTGCGGTTCGCCTTGATAATCATTGATTTCTTAGCCATGAATTCCTCTCTTACTTTCTGAAGGGCATTCCGAACTTGGCAAGCAAAGCACGGGCGTCACTATCGGTTTCCGCACTTGTAACAATAGCAATATTCAACCCTGCAACGCGTTCGATCTTGTCGAAGTCGATTTCAGGGAAAATGATCTGCTCTGTAATGCCAAGAGAAAAGTTTCCGTGACCGTCAAATCCGGAAGATTTGATACCGCGGAAATCCTTAACACGGGGTAATGCAACGTTGATGAGCCGGTCCAGGAATTCATACATCTGGGCGCCGCGCAACGTTACCATTACACCGACCTCATTGCCCTGACGCAGTTTGAAGTTCGCAATACTCTTTCTTGCTCTTGTCTTCACAGCTTTCTGACCGGTAATAGCCGTTATGTCAGTAACTGCGGCGTCAAGAAGTTTCTTATTTGCGAGTGCTTCACCCACGCCCATGCTTACTACGATCTTTTGAACCGAAGGGATTTGCATGACGGACTTATAACCGAGCTCTTTGAACAACTCGGGGGCGATAGTGTCCTTATAGACTTTCTTAAGCCGAGGTACATAATTACTCATTACAGTGTGTCTCCACATTTACGGCAGACGCGAAGTTTTTTGTCGCCGTCGAGTTTATATCCGATTTTAGTAGGACCGCATTTTTTGCATACGATCGCTACGTTAGAAATATGCAACGGCGCTTCAATCTCGGCGATACCGCCGTGATCCTGCTGGTTGCGTTTTTTCATCGCTTTTTTGACAATATTGCAACCGGCGACAATGACTCTGTCCTTATCGCTTACTACGCGAACTACCGTACCGCGCTTGCCTTTGTCTTTTCCGGCAATGATTTCTACCATATCGTCCTTATGGATCTTGAATTTCTTAACCATTTCCAATTCTCCTAAAGAACTTATTCTTACAGAACTTCCGGCGCCAGCGATACGATTTTCATATAATCCATATCGCGCAGCTCACGGGCTACCGGGCCGAAAATACGCTTACCTTTCGGGTTTTTATTCGCATCAATGATAACGCACGCGTTATCGTCAAAGCGGATATACGTTCCGTCGGGACGGCGGTATTCTTTTGAAATGCGCACGATAACGGCTTTTTCAATCGAACCCTTTTTGATCGTAGAAGTCGGGATAGCATCCTTAACAGCTACAACAATAATATCGCCAATACTCGCATACCGGCGGTGTGAACCGCCGATTACCTTAATACACTGAACGAGTTTTGCACCGGAGTTATCGGCAACGTTCAAATTTGACTGCATCTGAATCATTTCGTTATCTCCTTAGCTTATTTTGCCCGTTCAATAATTTCGGCAAGACGCCAGCATTTTTCTCTGCTGATCGGCCGGCATTCTACGATGCGAACTTTATCACCAACGTGAGCATCATTCAGTTCATCGTGAGCCTTGCATTTCTTGACGCGCGTAACGTATTTCTTATAAAGCCGATGCAGCTTTTTGGTCGTTACGGATACGACGATGGTTTTATCCATTTTGTCGCTGGTAACGATACCAACAAAAGCGCGTTTTGCAGCCTTATTAGTCTGAACAACCTGTTCTTCCACGGGTCAGCTCCTACTTGTCCTGTCCGGCAATCTCTTTCTGCCGGATCAGCGTATTCATGCGGGCGATTTCTCTGCGCATGGTACGTTTCTGCATGGGATTATCTACATGGCCGATTACCATCTGGAACCGGAGATCCATATACTTCTTCTTCAACTCGTTCCGTTTTACAATCAGTTCAGGATACGACAGTTCTTTTTCTTTTTTCGCCATCAGTTACTCCTTAGTCAATCGTAGGACGGACTGCAATTTTCGTTTTGATCGGCAATTTACTGCCGGCCAACTGCATCGCGCTTTCTGCCAATTCCAAATCGACTCCGCCGATCTCGAACAGGATCTGACCCGGTTTGATTACCGCAGCCCAGAATTCCGGTGCGCCCTTACCTTTACCCATACGGGTTTCGGCAGGTTTTTTGGAAATCGGTTTATCCGGGAATACGCGGATCCAGACCTGACCTTTACGGTTGATCTTACGATTCAGCGCGACACGGGCAGCTTCAATGTGCCGTGCAGACAGCCAAATCGGTTCCATAGCGACCAGCGCGATATTACCGAAATCGATCGTATTCGCACG
This sequence is a window from Treponema brennaborense DSM 12168. Protein-coding genes within it:
- the rpsD gene encoding 30S ribosomal protein S4; protein product: MARYTGPVCRLCRTEQKKLCLKGDRCKSDKCPINKKRGAPGKDPKARTGKKSEYGVQLREKQKMKRIYGMLEKQFHLTFEHAQRMPGVTGDNLICLLESRLDNVVFRMHFASSRTQARQLVLHGHILVNGKSVNIPSYEVRPGDVVEVKENSKKLTVILDALKEVSKSGVMPWINLDVDAQKGVYTAKPRRVEVIDLADIKEQLVVELYSK
- the rpsK gene encoding 30S ribosomal protein S11 produces the protein MATVKKRKEKKSVYEGNVYIQATFNNTIVTITDLKGNALSWASSGGLGFRGAKKSTPFAAQSVAETAVQKAASYGLREVHVFVKGPGVGRESAVRSLGALGLKVKSISDVTPIPHNGCRPRKTRRM
- the rpsM gene encoding 30S ribosomal protein S13 translates to MARIAGVDLPNKHVNIALTYIYGIGRSSADEICKKTKINPDAMINDLSQDDLAALRTVIDGEYKVEGRLRSEIGLNIKRLMDIGCYRGLRHRKGLPVRGQRTRTNSRTRKGKKKTVAGKKK
- the rpmJ gene encoding 50S ribosomal protein L36 yields the protein MKVRTSVKPICDKCKVIKRCGVVRIICSNPKHKQRQG
- the secY gene encoding preprotein translocase subunit SecY, translated to MANNPIVNMFKVKELRERVLFTFIVLAVFRLGSVLTVPGINPQALTSYFESMTRGNAFVDYMDFFAGGAFSNFSVFMLGVMPYISTQIIMQLALIIFPSLKRIAQEDGGQKKVQAWTRIGTVFVCLIQSLAVTVYAASIPGAIILQSQIVFKLIAMLTVTTGTMVTIWLGEQITARGIGNGISMLIFAGIVARLPSAVWELGRMVKNGDINVVFVIVVVVMFAGIIALVVYEQQGQRKIPVHYAKRVVGRKMYGGQSTYIPFKINPSGVIPVIFASSFLTFPLQIATSMGPSIRWLNKLATFLTPSGVWYNVFLVVLIVFFAYFYTQVTLNPSEIAKNVRENGGSIPGIRTDKTEEYLQKVLNRLVLPGSLYLAVIAVLPTIIQNLFGFPQSISMLMGGTSLLILVGVDLDTMSQVEALLKMHHHDGLVKKGKIRSRNL
- the rplO gene encoding 50S ribosomal protein L15; its protein translation is MSEFILNAPAGANKKKRIVGRGSSSGRGTTAGRGNKGQQSRSGGKVYVGFEGGQMPLFRRIAHKGFSNCPFRKEYAVLNLCDIDAKYADGETVDKETLVCKGLLPKSAALVKVLGNGEITKKVTVNVDKVSASAKEKIEKAGGTVTVTNE
- the rpmD gene encoding 50S ribosomal protein L30 produces the protein MAKKLKITLVKSTIGQKPAKRATVRSLGLKKINSVVEHEANPAVLGMVASVSHLVKVEEMN
- the rpsE gene encoding 30S ribosomal protein S5 codes for the protein MEHQKNYDRDQPKEFVEKLIKLNRTAKVVKGGRRFSFSALTVVGDQKGRVGFGFGKANDVTEAIKKSIDKAKRNLVHVPLKNGTLPHDILGQYKSSSVLLKPACSGTGIIAGGPVRAVLEAAGATDVLSKSLGSNASVNVVRATFNAVTNLMDARTVAKNRGKTLKDLWG
- the rplR gene encoding 50S ribosomal protein L18; the encoded protein is MIRKLNDKDRKRLKRKIHIRKRIFGTAERPRMTVTRSNCNLFVQIIDDDAGKTLASISTLEKEFASLKPNMDGAAKLGEAMGKRLADKNIKTVVFDRNGYLYHGVVKALADGTRKAGIEF
- the rplF gene encoding 50S ribosomal protein L6, translated to MSRIGKIPVTVPAGVKINVQPASVDVEGPKGKLSQHYTANVFIEVKDGLVHVTPTDETKAANAAQGLYRNLIHNMVVGVTDGFSRSLIINGVGYRAEVQGKMLVMNLGYSSDFIAVIPEGLTVAADGQGKITVSGIDKQLVGEFCAQIRKLRKPEPYKGKGIRYETETIRRKVGKSGVK
- the rpsH gene encoding 30S ribosomal protein S8, with amino-acid sequence MSVSDPIADMLTKVRNAAMARHEKVDVPASKLKLEIVKILKTEGYIKNFKKVSQDGLNCIRIFLKYDETNASVIHGLRKVSTPGRRVYSGYKELPRVYNGYGTVIVSTSQGVTTGKKAAEKMVGGELICTVW
- a CDS encoding type Z 30S ribosomal protein S14, yielding MAKKSMIIKANRTPKYSSRKYNRCQICGRPRGYLRKYKMCRLCFRKLASEGLLPGVTKSSW
- the rplE gene encoding 50S ribosomal protein L5, whose product is MSNYVPRLKKVYKDTIAPELFKELGYKSVMQIPSVQKIVVSMGVGEALANKKLLDAAVTDITAITGQKAVKTRARKSIANFKLRQGNEVGVMVTLRGAQMYEFLDRLINVALPRVKDFRGIKSSGFDGHGNFSLGITEQIIFPEIDFDKIERVAGLNIAIVTSAETDSDARALLAKFGMPFRK
- the rplX gene encoding 50S ribosomal protein L24 — translated: MVKKFKIHKDDMVEIIAGKDKGKRGTVVRVVSDKDRVIVAGCNIVKKAMKKRNQQDHGGIAEIEAPLHISNVAIVCKKCGPTKIGYKLDGDKKLRVCRKCGDTL
- the rplN gene encoding 50S ribosomal protein L14 — encoded protein: MIQMQSNLNVADNSGAKLVQCIKVIGGSHRRYASIGDIIVVAVKDAIPTSTIKKGSIEKAVIVRISKEYRRPDGTYIRFDDNACVIIDANKNPKGKRIFGPVARELRDMDYMKIVSLAPEVL
- the rpsQ gene encoding 30S ribosomal protein S17 yields the protein MEEQVVQTNKAAKRAFVGIVTSDKMDKTIVVSVTTKKLHRLYKKYVTRVKKCKAHDELNDAHVGDKVRIVECRPISREKCWRLAEIIERAK
- the rpmC gene encoding 50S ribosomal protein L29 → MAKKEKELSYPELIVKRNELKKKYMDLRFQMVIGHVDNPMQKRTMRREIARMNTLIRQKEIAGQDK
- the rplP gene encoding 50S ribosomal protein L16 — translated: MALAPKRVMHRKVQRSRIKGNATRANTIDFGNIALVAMEPIWLSARHIEAARVALNRKINRKGQVWIRVFPDKPISKKPAETRMGKGKGAPEFWAAVIKPGQILFEIGGVDLELAESAMQLAGSKLPIKTKIAVRPTID